The Pseudomonas sp. FP2309 genomic sequence TCTCTCCTGGCTCCCCACGGACCTTGCAGTTGTCGGCCAGCGTCGACTTCTGATGACGACAGGAGGGGTTGCTACAGCCGATGTAGCGACCCCACCTGAATAGTTCGAAGGGGGTATTCGCATGTTGAACAACTCAGGCTCAGCGGCCGCAAACGCACCGTCACCGTTACTGACGGCGACCGATCAGTTGGCGTTCATAGGTGATCGCAGCCCCAATCAAAGCATCCGTCGATTGCTGCATTTATATGGGTTGCGTGCCAGTCTGCTGCGTTTCAAAGTCCTCAGTGCACTGGTCGCCGCCAGGCTGGACGGGCGTGGCGTTTACGCCAGTGAGGTGCATGCCTGTCTGGTATCGCTGTCGGCCGGAATGACGTTCGTCAGCGTACGCGAAGTACTAAAACGCCTGGGCGAGGAGGGAGTGATCCTGCTTCAGGCCGGTAAGGGCTACCGGATCACCGATGAAGCCTGGGCGAAGCTGAAGCAACCGATGGAGGGCTGAAAGGCGTTTTTGAGTATTGGCCTCTTTGTCCGAAGAGGCCTGTCGACATGAGTGCTGCGCTATTCCCGTACTCGTCAGAAAAAGTGCCGTTTAATTTCAGCATTAGATCCGTCTTCCGGAAACCGATAGCGTACGCATCGGCAGGCCACCCCTGGCATCAGTAGCGAATCATCACCGACTTCAGCTCGGTGTAATCATCAATGAAGGCACTGCCGAACTCGCGGCCTACCCCCGAGCTTTTTTTGCCGCCAAACGGCACCGCCGGGTCCAGCATCGTGTGCATGTTCACCCACACCGTGCCAGCCTCGATGGCGGGCACCATGCGCAGGGCCTTGCCCAGGTCGTTGGTCCAGAGACTGGCGCTCAAGCCGAAGGGTGTGTTGTTCATCAAGGCCAGCAGTTCTTCTTCGCTGTCATACGGCAAAAACGTGGCAATGGGGCCGAAGGTCTCTTCGTTGAGCAGGGTGTCGTTGACACTGTTGGCGAGGATGATCGTCGGCTCGACGTAGCAGCCGGGACGGTCGATCAGGTTGCCACCGTGAATGATGGTGTTGTTTTCAGCGCGGGCCTTGGAGAAAAACTCGCCGAGTTTGAGTTGGTGCTGGCGGTTGGTGACCGGGCCGAATTCGGTGCGCTCATCCAGGGGCGAGCCGATGTTCAGCGTGCTCAGGCGCTGGGCCAGTTTGTCCATGACCGCTGCGATCTGCGAACGATGCACGAAGAAGCGTTCGGCAGCGGCGCAGATTTGCCCGGAGTGTAAAAAGCCCGCTTCGATGATGCCGTTGACGGCCTTGTCCAGGTCCACATCGCGCAGGAACCCGGCCGCGTTTTTCCCGCCCAGCTCAAGGGTGGCTCGGGTCAGCCCGGCGCCCATGGCACTCTGGCCCACCGCAATGCCGGTCGGCACGGAGCCGGTGAACGACACCTTGTCGGTGCCGGGGTGTTCGATCAGGCCTTTGCCGACGCTGCCGCCGCCGGTCAAGACGTTCAGCGCACCGGCGGGAAGGCCGGCGTCAATCGCCAGTTCGGCGATGCGCAGGATGGTCAGTGGCGTGAACTCGCTGGGCTTGATGATGATGCTGCAACCGGTCACCAGCGCCGAAGCGAGTTTCCAGATGGCGATCATTGTCGAGAAATTCCACGGCACGATGCCGACCACTACCCCGACCGGCTCGCGCAGGGTGAAAGCGGTGTAGCGCTCGCCAGCGAAGGAGGGCAGCGAGGGGGTGATGGTCTGGCCGCTGATTTTGGTGGCCCAGCCGGCGTAGTAACGCAGGAAGTGCGCGGCCTGGTCGACTTCGAAGGCGCGGGAAATCTGGATGATCTTGCCCGACTGGCAGGTTTCGATCTGCGCCAGTTCTTCGCGGTGTTGCTCCAGCAGGTCGGCCAGCTTGAGCAGTACGTTGCCGCGCACCGCCGGTGCGACCTGCGACCACTGTTTGAAGCCGCGGCTCGCAGACGCCACGGCCGCGTCGATGTCGGCCGGGTCAGCGTCGGCGACGCCGGCGATGACCTGGCCGGTCGCCGGGTTGATCACCTCCAAGCGCTGGCCGGAATGGCTCTCGACGTAGCCACCGTCGATGAACAACGCGTGGTGTCGACGGAGGAAGGCTTCAACCTGGGGCAGCAGTGGGATATCGCTCATGGGGAGGATCCTGGTGGCAGACATTTAAAAGCCTGAGGTTAATCCCCGTGGCCGGAACGGGCTTGACTGTGGCTGCCGAGCGGCATGTCTGTGGCTGCCAGCGCCGGTGCATGGAGGACCCGCCTGAGCCTTTGAAAAGTACAATCTTGACTCTGGAAGGTGCATGTTCTGGCAGCAAGGCGCGCTCCATACTGGCCCTGCATCCGGCGCCATGCCTCGATTTATAGCGGTGCCCGGACATCCAATAATAAGCAGGGCCATCCATGAAAAAGCCAAACCCGCTCCTCGAAGACCTCAAGTTCATCCTGCCGACCATCGCCGCTAATGCCGGTGTGGCCGAGCAGGACCGCAAGGTGCCGGCCGAGAATATTGCGCTGCTCAAGAGCATCGGCATGCACCGTGTGTTTCAGCCGAAAGTGTTCGGCGGCATGGAGTTGTCGCTGCCGCAGTTTGCCGACTGCATCGCCTTGCTCGCAGGGGCCTGCGCCAGCACGGCCTGGGCCATGAGCCTGCTGTGTACCCACAGCCATCAATTGGCGCTGTTTTCGGCCCAACTGCAGCAGGAAGTCTGGGGCGCTGACCCGAATGCCACTGCGAGCAGCAGTATCGCGCCGTTCGGGCGCACCGAGGAAGTTGAGGGCGGCGTGTTGTTCAGCGGTGAAATGGGCTGGAGCAGTGGCTGTGATCATGCTGAGTGGGCGATCGTCGGGTTTCGCCGCAACAACGCCCAAGGCACCCAGGATTACTGTTTCGCGGTGCTGCCGCGCAGCGACTACCGGATCCGTGATGACTGGTTTGCCGCCGGCATGAAAGGCAGCGGCACCAAGACCTTGATCATCGACAAGGCCTGGGTGCCGGAGCACCGCATTCAGAAAGCCAAGGACATGATGGAAGGCAAGTCCGCAGGCTTTGGGCTGTACCCCGACAGCAAGATCTTCTATTCGCCGTACCGGCCTTACTTTGCCAGCGGCTTTTCCACCGTCAGCCTGGGCGTCGCCGAGCGAATGATCGAGGTGTTCCGCGAAAAAACCAAGACCCGCGTGCGCGCCTATACCGGGGCGGCAGTCGGTGCCGCGACCCCGGCGTTGATGCGCCTGGCCGAGTCCACCCACCAGGTGGCCGCCGCGCGCGCCTTTCTCGAAAAAACCTGGAACGAACACGCCGAACACAGTGAACAGCAGCGTTACCCCAGTCGTGAAACCCTGGCGTTCTGGCGCACCAACCAGGCCTACGCGACCAAGATGTGCATCCAGGCGGTGGACCGTCTCTTCGAAGCCGCCGGCGGCAATGCCTGGTTCGAGCACAACGAGATGCAGCGCTTGTTCCGCGACTCGCACATGACCGGTGCACACGCCTACACCGACTACGACGTCTGTGCACAGATCCTCGGCCGCGAGTTGATGGGCCTGGAGCCCGATCCGAGCATGATCTGAACGCGCTTTTTTAAAACAACAATCAGGGCTGCGCCTGACGCAGCCCAGGAGTCTTGCATGTCTGAATCGACTTTCGACCCACGCGCCTTTCGTCGGGCTCTGGGCAACTTTGCCACGGGCGTGACCGTGGTCACCGCCGCCGACGGCTCCGGCCGCAAAGTGGGTGTTACCGCCAACAGTTTCAACTCGGTGTCCCTGGACCCACCGCTGGTGCTGTGGAGCATCGACAAACGCTCCAGCAGCCACGGCGTATTCGAGGAGGCCAGCCATTTCGCGGTCAACGTACTGGCGGCCGACCAGATCGACCTCTCGAACAATTTTGCCCGGCCCAGGGACGACCGCTTCGCCGAGATAGCCTATGAACCGGGGGAGGGCGGGGCGCCGGTGTTCGCCGATTGTTCGGCACGTTTTCACTGTGAAAAATATCAGCAGGTCGACGGCGGCGATCACTGGATCATGATCGGCAAGGTGGTGGCCTTCGATGATTTCGGCCGCTCGCCGTTGCTCTACCATCAGGGCGCCTACTCCATGGTCTTGCCCCATACGCGCATGACCAAGCGTGACGAAAGCCAACCGCCGAGCAGCCACTTCCAGGGCCGCCTGAGCCACAACCTCTATTACCTGATGACCCAGGCGGTGCGCGCCTACCAGTCCAGCTACCAGCCCCGGCAACTGTCCACCGGCCTACGTACCAACGAAGCACGGATGCTGATGGTGCTGGAGAACGACGCCCGCCTGAGCGCCAGTGACCTGTTGCGGGAAGTGGCGATGCCGGTGCGGGAAATCGATGACGCCGTGGCCAACCTCAAGCGCAAGGGGCTGGTCGACGATGATGAACACGGCGTGCGCCTGACCGCTGCGGGTATCGAACAGACTGAAGCCCTCTGGGCTATCGCTCGCGAGCAGCAGGATAAGGTGTTCGCCGAGTTCAGCCAGGACCAGATCGAAACCTTCAAGACGGTGTTGAAGCAGCTGATCAGCCACTGCTGATTGCCTGCGTCAATATCCCTGTGGCGAGGGAGCTTGCTCCAGCTGGCCCGCGTAGCGGCCCTAAAAACAATGGGGCTGTTGCGCACTCCAGCGGGAGCAATCTCCCTCGCCACATATGACTTTTCGTGTGTGGCAGCCACGCGCAAGCGCATTGCAGGCTCGTACAATCAAGCGTGCTCGGTTTGCGATTAGATCCGCGGTTTCGACTCGATCAGAAGGGCCACGCCGATGTTCTTCAAGAAAAAACAGCCGATGCAGGAGCTTGCCGCCGTCCTCAAGCAGCTGCTGGCTGGTGAGGTGTTGCAAACTCACGCGCTGCAAGCTTATCCGCCGCTGCAGGCCGACCTGGAGCAACTCGCCACACAACGTGCGCAAGCTGTGCGGCAGTTGCTGTTGGCCGAGCAGTCAGCCCGCGACCAGGCTGCCCAAGGGGCGCGCAGCGAACAGGCACTTGCCGTGCTTCGCCAGCAACTGCAGCAGGCCGGGCAGCGTGAACAGGCGCTGGAAGCCGAGTTGCGTGAGCATGTGCAGCGCGCCCTTGCGCATCAACACGAGACGCAGATCTGGGAGCTGCTGCTCTGCACCATGACTGAGGGCTGTTGGGACATCACCGTGGTCAACGGTAACGTGCAAGACCCCGCCAGTCGCATGCGGATTTTCAATCAGTTCCGCCTGCTCCTGGGCTACGCGCCCGATGAGTTGCCCGACGGCTGGGACGCGCAGGTCAGCATTACCCACCCCGATGACCTGCCGAAGATCATGGCGATCTTCGACCGGGAAATCCTGGCGCCCCAAGGCAGCGGTGAGTACGTGGTTGAATACCGGATGCGCCACAAGACCCGGGATTACATCTGGTGTCGCGAGCGTGGGCGGGCAGTGCGTGATGCCCAGGGCTGTCTGACGCGGGTGCTCGGCGCGGTACGGGACATCAGCGATGAGCAGTCGGCGAAGACCACTCACCAGCAGTTGCTCGAACACAATCAGGCCACCTACGGCCAAATCGCCACGGTGGTGAGTGTGATCAAGGGCATCGCTGACCAGACCAACTTGCTGGCCTTGAATGCCGCCATTGAAGCGGCCAGAGCCGGCGAGGTTGGACGTGGGTTTTCGGTGGTCGCCGATGAGGTGCGCAAGCTGGCGGAAAACACCCGCCAGGCGACTCATCAGATCCAGACGATGCTGCATCAGCACGAACGCTAGGACGGAGCTGCGCCGCGCAGCTCCTCAAATCGGTCAGAAGGGCACAGCCACGGTCAATTGGCTGTAAAGGTTGGTGCCGTTGCCACCCACCTGGTTACCGCCGCTGTCGGCATCCTTTTTGGGTTGGTAAATGCCCACCAGCGGGCTGATGATCAGGTGGCTGTTGACCGCCCATTCGGCGTACAGGTCCAGTTCCCGGGCGTCGAGGTTCAACGCATCGTTTTTGCGCAGGGTATTGAAGTCGAAGTACAGCGCGCCGACTGTCAGGTTCTCCAGGGGCGTCGCCTTGAGACCGACGTGATGGATACCGGTGTTGCTGTTGAACGGGCCGGCATAGTTGGAGGCGACTTCACCCTGGAACCAGGTGCCGTAGCCGGTGCTGAGTCCGGTGAACAGCGGGTCCCATTTTTGCGAATAGCGCGTGTAGCGGTAAGTCAATTTGGGCGACCAACTGACATCGGCGAAGGTGTAGCCGGCCTCGGCGTACCAGGCTTTTTCCGGCCCTGCGTCCTTGTCCTGCCAGGCGTATTCGAAGGCGAAGCTGGCGTTGTCGATACCGGCGCTGCCTTCGCCGCGCAGGCTGTAAGTGTCCAGCCCCTCGCGCTGTTTCTGGAAGTCGCTGGCCCACTGGTCGGTGACGTTCATGCCGTGAACCCAGGTCAAGCCCAGCGTGCCGGCTGCGGCCGTGTAGTCGAGGGTGCCCGCCGCCAGTTCGGTTTCAGCCTGGGCGCGGTTGTTCGATTTGAGCCACAGCACCGAACCGTGCAGGCCTTCTTGCCCGCCCAGACGCAGCACCGCCGTGCGGTCGAAGGCGTGGCGTGCCGCCAGGTAATAGGCGCCGCCTCGGTTCAGCGCGCCGTCAGCCGGGCCTTTGCCCAGGTTGGGGCCGTCGTCGTTGATCAGGAACCCCCGGCCGATCTTGACCACTTGGCGACCGACGGAAAAATCCACACCGTCCTTGCCCAGCGCCGGGAACAGGTCGGCCGATCGCCATCCGAGGTACGCGTCTTCGATTTTGGTGGTGCGTTCGCTGCCATCGGTGTTGCCCGCCGCGTCGCCATCGCCCCAGGTACCGGAGCTGACCCAATTGAGCGCGCCATATGCGGTGCCGTACCCGGCCAGGCCCTGGTCGCCGCTTACCCCATACTTGATGAACCCTTCGCGCCAGGTCGAGCCACCCGCTGTGCCGTCGTAGTTGTGGCGGCTGTTGAACAGGCCGTATACCGCCAGGAAGTCCGCATTCAGGTGGGTGTCCTCGTCGGCATACAACGCATAGGCCTGGGCCGACGAATGGCCGATCAACAACGCGATTCCCAGCCCGACGGCTAAGGACAGCGTGCGTGGTTTCAGTGTGTGTTCCATTGTTATATTCCCCAGCATGGTTAGGTCCAGGGCGCATTAAGATGACCGCAGGCGCGGGAAGTCTTTCATCTGCGTGCCACGCAATTGATCCTGCCCGCCAACCCGTATGCCTTGGCAGGCAGCAACAAAAGCCACGGCAGACATGGGCAAGACGATCGGCGCTCGGGAGGTGCACAGTGATTTGCGCACGATGCCGTTTCGATCAGGGACTGGCTGGGGAGGGCATTATCGCCAGCTCCTTGTACGGCTCGATGCATCCAATCAGAAATCCGCTTTCGAGGATCCGCACCATGTCGATCAATGACCGGCTCACACAGCATTTGAAACGGGGCAGCGTCGGGTTTCCGACCGCGCTGGCCAGCACTATTGGCCTGATCATGGCCAGCCCGGTGATTCTCACCGCAACCATGGGCTTCGGTATCGGCGGGAGCGCCTTCGCGGTGGCCATGCTGATTGCAGTGGTGATGATGTTGGCCCAGGCGACCACCTTCGCCGAAGCCGCCTCGATCCTGCCGACCACCGGCTCGGTCTACGACTACATCAATTGCGGCATGGGCCGTTTCTTTGCGATCACCGGCACGTTGTCGGCGTACCTGATCGTGCATGTGTTCGCCGGCACCGCCGAGACGATTCTGTCCGGGGTCATGGCGCTGGTGAACTTCGAGCACCTCAATACCCTGGCGGAGTCTGCCGGCGGTTCATGGTTGCTGGGGGTAGGGTTCGTCGTGGTGTTCGGCATTCTTAATGCCTTTGGCGTCAGCGCCTTCGGCAGGGCCGAGATCATCCTGACCTTTGGCATGTGGACGACCCTGATGGTGTTCGGCGTGCTCGGCCTGATCGCGGCACCGGCGGTGCAACTGGAGGGCTGGTTCGGCGTGTCGCTGGTGGGCACCGACCTGATCACCATTCTGTCGCTGGTGGGCATGGCCATGTTCATGTTCGTCGGGTGCGAGTTCGTCACGCCGTTGGCCCCGGACTTGCGCAATTCGGCCAAGGTCATGCCCAAGGCCATGATTTTCGGCTTGTTGAGCGTGGCCGCCTGCATGTTTATCTACGGCGCCGCGATGAAGCGCCAGGTGGAAAACGTGGTGCTGGATGCCGCGACCGGCGTGCACCTGCTCGACACACCCATGGCAATCCCACGCTTTGCCCAGCAGGTCATGGGGGATATTGGCCCGCTGTGGCTGGGGATCGGTTTCCTGTTTGCCGGTGCCGCCACCATTAACACGCTCATGGCGGGCGTGCCGAGGATTCTCTACGGCATGGCGGTGGACGGTGCGTTGCCCAGGGTCTTCACTTATTTGCACCCGCGCTTCAAGACGCCGCTGCTGTGCATACTGGTGGCGATGCTGATTCCGTGTCTGTATGCCCTGTGGTTAGGCGGCAACACCGACAACATCATGCACCTGGTGCTGGCGGCGGTGTGCGCGTGGAGCTTCTCATACCTGCTGGTGACGCTGTCGGTGGTGATCCTGCGCATTCGTCGTCCGGATCTGCCACGGGCCTATCGTTCGCCGTTTTTCCCGTTGCCACAGATTCTTTCCAGCGTCGGTATCTTGCTGGGCATGTGGTTCATTACCCCGCCGGGCATGAACCCAGCGGACATTTATGTGCCGTTCGGGGTGATGCTCGGAATCACGGCTTCATACGCGCTGTTTTGGACACTGGTGGTACAGAAGGTCAATCCATTCAAGCCGGCTTCGGTAGAAGAAGTGCTGGCCAAGGAGTTCTCCCATGAGCCTGGCAACCCTCACAACCGTTATCTCGAGCAGGCTGCAAAAGCTGTCTGAGCTGTTCAGCGCCCAACGGGCCCCGGCCGGTTACCGGCCGGGGGTCACGCTTGAGTACGTGCGGCGTAATCTTGGGCTGGCGAGTTTCGCCTCGACGGGGCGCGCCCAGGCAAGGTTTTGCCTGGAGGACATCGGTCTTCAGGTCGATGTTGCCGAGCGCACCGAAGCGCAATTGCTGATGCACCTGGTCATGACCGAATTCATGTTCACGGTGCCCGCCTCAGAGCGGGGCAGTGCGCGCTTTGAACTGCACCACAGCGGGTCGATTCGACGCACGGGGCTGGCCTGTCGGCAACGGGCAGGAGCGCCGGTTTTGCTGGCCAGGCTCCAGGCTGCCTTGAACGACGATCCCAGCCTGCATCAAGCCTTGATGGGGTTGGACTTCAAGCGCCTGCACCTCGATTTGAGCGGGCAGCAATGGCACGTGCGGCTTGAACACATGGGCGGTAGCGAGGTGGTCAACCGCATGCCGGCGTTCCGGCGCTACATCCCCTTGAGCGGCGCGCAGCGAGCCGGGTTGCTGACGGTCCTCGCAGGTTTACAGCGGGTATTGGGCGCGCTTTGAGTTGAGGAATTGGCATCATTAGTGCTTCTACAGTCGGTATCACGCACTTGTTGCGCCTATATAGATAACATGTTAACTATTGGCCGACAAAAACAAGAAACCATTGTGGAGATGCCATGAGCACTTATCAGTCTGCGCACTGTGGGTTGGAAACCTGGACTCAGGATCTGCGAGCGGCGTGCGGTCATTTCGACACGGAACTGGCCTTCAACCGTTCACTGTTCATCGGTGAGGTTTCCAAGCACTCCCGCGGCGACCTGTCACTGGCCAACCTGCGTACCAATGCCGGCCTGATCAAGCGCGAGCGACCCAATGCCGATCACGACATGGACCAGCATTGCTTCCTCGTCAGCCAGCGCAGCGGCTATTGCCAGATCACCCAGAATGGCCAGGTCATTCAGCTGGCCCCCGGCGAGATGTTACTGATGGATTCCACGGGTTCGATCGAGATCAGCCCCTTCGGCCTTATCGAACATGCCTCTTTGTCACTCTCGCGCAATCAAGTGTGCAAGCAGCTGGGCAGCGCCTCGAAAACCTTCGGCAAGATCTCTTCGAGCAAGGCCTGTGGGCGCATGCTCCACGTGTTAATGGATCAGCTGTGCCGCGAGGGCCTGGAAGGGCAGGATTCGATTGAAGAGGCCGAGGCGCTGCAAGCGGCGTTTATTTCCCTGCTCGGTTCAGCCTTTGAACTGCATGACGCCACGGGCGACGGCACTGCATCCTTGCAGGGTAGTAACCTGCGCAGCTATGTGCAAAAAATCATCGACGAGTCCCTGACCCAGCCCGGTCTGAGTCCGGTGGGCCTGGCCAGTCGTTTGAACATTTCAGTGCGGCATTTGTACCGTTTGTTTGAAGAGCAGGACGACAGCGTCTGTCGCTATATTCAGCGTGCGCGGCTCAAACGCAGCGCGGACGACCTGACCAACCCCTTCCTCAAGAGCGAGTCGATCACCTCGATTGCCTACAAGTGGGGCTTCACCGATTCTGCGCACTTCAGCCGTTCATTCAAAAAGCAATTCGAGCTGTCGCCCAAGGATTTTCGTTCCACTCATCTGCAGCAAGCGGTCGGTGCTGTGTAGGGTGTCTGTCTGTCAATGAAACCGCTCACGCTGTCGGCCCATAACATTTGCGCAGTCGCGGTCGAACACTTTGCCGCCCATGGCTACGACGCCTCATCGCTGCACGAAATCGCGGTCGGGGCGGGCATGCGCAAAGCGTCGCTGTATGCGCATTTTGTAAGCAAGAACGCGCTGTTTCAGAGGGTCTTCGAGATTGCCCTGGCCCATGAACACCAGTACATCGCGCAGTGCTTCGAGGACGAAACCGCCCACACCCGTGTGCCGGGGCAATTGCACCTTGAGCGATTGAGTGAGCGCTATGAAGGGTCGGCGCACTTGCGCTTCCTGTTGCGCACAGCGTACTTTCCGCCGGCGCAAATTCGCAGCGTCATTACGGCAGGATTCGAGGCTTATCTGGCCAGCATTCGCCAAGACTTTCAGCGCGCCGCGCAAGGGCGGTACAGGACGGTACCACCCGACGCACTTGAAGTATTTGGCGACGCCTACCTGGGCATCGTCGACAGCTTGCATGTGGAGCTGATCTATTCAACGCCCCATGGCTACGTCAAACGACTTGCGGCCTTGTTGCGGGTGTTCAGTGATTCACTGTCGCTGCTTGAAGGAGTCGAGCGCTATTGAACGGATGCACCACGATCAACATGTGGGAGGGGCAAGCGCCCTCCCATAGTTGATCCGGTTTACATGCCGACAGAGGTCATTTCACCTCAGGCAACGTCGAGCCGCCATCCACCACGATGGTCTGCCCGGTGATATAAGCTGCCAGATCCGACGCCAGAAACAGCATCGCCCCGGCAATATCCTGAGCGGCACCCAGCCGTCCCAGCGGCACGCGGCTGGCGATGTCGGCATTGACCTGGCTGTCGCCCAGGTTATCCATGGCCGGCGTGGCAATCATCCCCGGCTCGACGCCGTTGACGCGCACCTGGTAAGTGGCCAGCTCCAATGCGGCATTGCGGACGAACCCGTTGACCCCTGCCTTTGACGCCGCGTAATGGCTGAGCCCCGGATAAGCGACCCGTGGCCCGGTGACCGAGGAGGTGACCAACACACAGCCGCCACCTTGACGCTGAAACATCGGCAACGCGGCCTGGGTCAGCCAGAACAGCGCGCAGAGATTGACTGCCAGCGTGCGCTCCAGCACAGCGGGGGTGATCTGCTCGAATGCAGTCAGCGGGAAATAACCGGCGTTGTGCACCAGGATATCCAGGCGCCCCCAGTCTCGTTCGATGCCCTTGATCGCGTCGAATACTGCCGTCGCATCGGCCAGATCAAGCTCGATGGCTTCGACCTGACACCCACGTCCCGATAATTCGTCGGCCAACGCCCGGGCCTGCGGTCGGAGAAGGTCAACGACCATCACGCGTGCGCCACGCAGCGCAAACGCTTCGACGATGGCTCGGCCAATGCCTTGCGCGCCGCCGGTGACCAGCACGCTTTTGCCGCTGAAATCCAAGTCTTCAGGCATGTGCACGCTCCATATGGGCGTAAGCCAGTGTGGGCACGTCGACGATGCTCGAGCCGCCATCGGCGACCACGCTGGCCCCGGTGATGATCGCGGCATCCGGGCTGGCCAGGAAGCGGCACACCTTGGCGATTTCTTCGGCGCTGGCGGGACGCCGCAACGGAACGTCGGCGCACACGCGGGCATAGGCTTGCTGCAGAGTATCGCCATGGAAACTCATCAACGGCTGCATTTCCTGGTCGGCCATCGGCGTAGTAACCCACCCCGGGCACACCGCGTTCACCCGAACGCCGCGTGGGCCGTAATCCCGCGCCAGCGAGCGACTGAGCCCGAGCAGCGCATGCTTGGCGGTGGTGTAGCCGCATA encodes the following:
- a CDS encoding fe2+ zn2+ uptake regulation protein; amino-acid sequence: MLNNSGSAAANAPSPLLTATDQLAFIGDRSPNQSIRRLLHLYGLRASLLRFKVLSALVAARLDGRGVYASEVHACLVSLSAGMTFVSVREVLKRLGEEGVILLQAGKGYRITDEAWAKLKQPMEG
- a CDS encoding aldehyde dehydrogenase family protein, with product MSDIPLLPQVEAFLRRHHALFIDGGYVESHSGQRLEVINPATGQVIAGVADADPADIDAAVASASRGFKQWSQVAPAVRGNVLLKLADLLEQHREELAQIETCQSGKIIQISRAFEVDQAAHFLRYYAGWATKISGQTITPSLPSFAGERYTAFTLREPVGVVVGIVPWNFSTMIAIWKLASALVTGCSIIIKPSEFTPLTILRIAELAIDAGLPAGALNVLTGGGSVGKGLIEHPGTDKVSFTGSVPTGIAVGQSAMGAGLTRATLELGGKNAAGFLRDVDLDKAVNGIIEAGFLHSGQICAAAERFFVHRSQIAAVMDKLAQRLSTLNIGSPLDERTEFGPVTNRQHQLKLGEFFSKARAENNTIIHGGNLIDRPGCYVEPTIILANSVNDTLLNEETFGPIATFLPYDSEEELLALMNNTPFGLSASLWTNDLGKALRMVPAIEAGTVWVNMHTMLDPAVPFGGKKSSGVGREFGSAFIDDYTELKSVMIRY
- a CDS encoding p-hydroxyphenylacetate 3-hydroxylase oxygenase component, with the protein product MKKPNPLLEDLKFILPTIAANAGVAEQDRKVPAENIALLKSIGMHRVFQPKVFGGMELSLPQFADCIALLAGACASTAWAMSLLCTHSHQLALFSAQLQQEVWGADPNATASSSIAPFGRTEEVEGGVLFSGEMGWSSGCDHAEWAIVGFRRNNAQGTQDYCFAVLPRSDYRIRDDWFAAGMKGSGTKTLIIDKAWVPEHRIQKAKDMMEGKSAGFGLYPDSKIFYSPYRPYFASGFSTVSLGVAERMIEVFREKTKTRVRAYTGAAVGAATPALMRLAESTHQVAAARAFLEKTWNEHAEHSEQQRYPSRETLAFWRTNQAYATKMCIQAVDRLFEAAGGNAWFEHNEMQRLFRDSHMTGAHAYTDYDVCAQILGRELMGLEPDPSMI
- a CDS encoding p-hydroxyphenylacetate 3-hydroxylase reductase component; the protein is MSESTFDPRAFRRALGNFATGVTVVTAADGSGRKVGVTANSFNSVSLDPPLVLWSIDKRSSSHGVFEEASHFAVNVLAADQIDLSNNFARPRDDRFAEIAYEPGEGGAPVFADCSARFHCEKYQQVDGGDHWIMIGKVVAFDDFGRSPLLYHQGAYSMVLPHTRMTKRDESQPPSSHFQGRLSHNLYYLMTQAVRAYQSSYQPRQLSTGLRTNEARMLMVLENDARLSASDLLREVAMPVREIDDAVANLKRKGLVDDDEHGVRLTAAGIEQTEALWAIAREQQDKVFAEFSQDQIETFKTVLKQLISHC
- a CDS encoding APC family permease → MSINDRLTQHLKRGSVGFPTALASTIGLIMASPVILTATMGFGIGGSAFAVAMLIAVVMMLAQATTFAEAASILPTTGSVYDYINCGMGRFFAITGTLSAYLIVHVFAGTAETILSGVMALVNFEHLNTLAESAGGSWLLGVGFVVVFGILNAFGVSAFGRAEIILTFGMWTTLMVFGVLGLIAAPAVQLEGWFGVSLVGTDLITILSLVGMAMFMFVGCEFVTPLAPDLRNSAKVMPKAMIFGLLSVAACMFIYGAAMKRQVENVVLDAATGVHLLDTPMAIPRFAQQVMGDIGPLWLGIGFLFAGAATINTLMAGVPRILYGMAVDGALPRVFTYLHPRFKTPLLCILVAMLIPCLYALWLGGNTDNIMHLVLAAVCAWSFSYLLVTLSVVILRIRRPDLPRAYRSPFFPLPQILSSVGILLGMWFITPPGMNPADIYVPFGVMLGITASYALFWTLVVQKVNPFKPASVEEVLAKEFSHEPGNPHNRYLEQAAKAV
- a CDS encoding DUF3156 family protein — encoded protein: MSLATLTTVISSRLQKLSELFSAQRAPAGYRPGVTLEYVRRNLGLASFASTGRAQARFCLEDIGLQVDVAERTEAQLLMHLVMTEFMFTVPASERGSARFELHHSGSIRRTGLACRQRAGAPVLLARLQAALNDDPSLHQALMGLDFKRLHLDLSGQQWHVRLEHMGGSEVVNRMPAFRRYIPLSGAQRAGLLTVLAGLQRVLGAL
- the feaR gene encoding transcriptional regulator FeaR, whose translation is MSTYQSAHCGLETWTQDLRAACGHFDTELAFNRSLFIGEVSKHSRGDLSLANLRTNAGLIKRERPNADHDMDQHCFLVSQRSGYCQITQNGQVIQLAPGEMLLMDSTGSIEISPFGLIEHASLSLSRNQVCKQLGSASKTFGKISSSKACGRMLHVLMDQLCREGLEGQDSIEEAEALQAAFISLLGSAFELHDATGDGTASLQGSNLRSYVQKIIDESLTQPGLSPVGLASRLNISVRHLYRLFEEQDDSVCRYIQRARLKRSADDLTNPFLKSESITSIAYKWGFTDSAHFSRSFKKQFELSPKDFRSTHLQQAVGAV
- a CDS encoding TetR/AcrR family transcriptional regulator, translated to MKPLTLSAHNICAVAVEHFAAHGYDASSLHEIAVGAGMRKASLYAHFVSKNALFQRVFEIALAHEHQYIAQCFEDETAHTRVPGQLHLERLSERYEGSAHLRFLLRTAYFPPAQIRSVITAGFEAYLASIRQDFQRAAQGRYRTVPPDALEVFGDAYLGIVDSLHVELIYSTPHGYVKRLAALLRVFSDSLSLLEGVERY
- a CDS encoding SDR family oxidoreductase encodes the protein MPEDLDFSGKSVLVTGGAQGIGRAIVEAFALRGARVMVVDLLRPQARALADELSGRGCQVEAIELDLADATAVFDAIKGIERDWGRLDILVHNAGYFPLTAFEQITPAVLERTLAVNLCALFWLTQAALPMFQRQGGGCVLVTSSVTGPRVAYPGLSHYAASKAGVNGFVRNAALELATYQVRVNGVEPGMIATPAMDNLGDSQVNADIASRVPLGRLGAAQDIAGAMLFLASDLAAYITGQTIVVDGGSTLPEVK